Proteins encoded within one genomic window of Deltaproteobacteria bacterium:
- a CDS encoding OPT/YSL family transporter — MALFQKPPSTPEEHELARPLDLPPGKVLEYDEEQWYAEVYRGDDVPQLTLRAVAMGSLLGFLLAFTNLYIGLKTGWGLGVAITASILAYAFWNVLMKAGIARSPMTILETNCMQSTASSAGYATGGTMVSAIAALLMLSATPENPGGAHLSWPVLAAWTLFLGALGTVMAIPMKRNMINREKLKFPSGTAAAVTLQSLFSRGSEALKKARALMWSAIFGGAFPLLIELQVIKEKAAGAVEATRRALLPAESHLFDLLHLPVPGTHLADGAAVANKPSDWTMVFDHNPVMIAAGALVGLRVAIYMTIGALLLVYVVGPLGYESEWLSPAAGEMVRATTQPWRAWKEIGIWLGVPIMVSSGLLSFALQWRTIARAFTGLLGGGKESDLVARTEVPFSWFGWGTALSGAAVVTVSAAFFNIPWYYGVLAVALTFVLSLVACRATGESDITPVGPMGKIMQLTYGVLIPQSTTANLMTASITASAAGSSADLLNDLKSGYLLGANPRRQFLAQFMGIFAGTIATVAGWYLLVPDATVLTGVDGAAPKFPAPAAQAWKAVAEVFRMGLENMHPMHQQAIIWGLVLGAAMVALEQLLPKYRDWLPSATGIGLGLILPFQYPLSMLIGAVGAAIWTKRDAEGAENYLVPVAAGVIAGVSIIGVLVAALNNLVLVG, encoded by the coding sequence ATGGCCCTCTTCCAGAAGCCGCCCTCCACGCCCGAGGAGCACGAGCTCGCCCGCCCCCTCGACCTGCCTCCCGGCAAGGTCCTCGAGTACGACGAGGAGCAGTGGTACGCCGAGGTCTACCGGGGCGACGACGTCCCGCAGCTCACCCTGCGGGCGGTGGCCATGGGCTCGCTGCTCGGCTTCCTCCTGGCCTTCACCAACCTCTACATCGGTCTGAAGACGGGCTGGGGCCTGGGCGTGGCGATCACCGCGTCGATCCTGGCCTACGCCTTCTGGAACGTGCTGATGAAGGCCGGCATCGCGCGCTCGCCGATGACCATCCTCGAGACCAACTGCATGCAGTCCACCGCCTCCTCGGCGGGCTACGCCACCGGCGGCACCATGGTCTCGGCGATCGCGGCGCTGCTGATGCTCTCGGCGACGCCCGAGAACCCGGGCGGGGCCCACCTCTCCTGGCCGGTGCTGGCGGCCTGGACCCTCTTCCTCGGCGCCCTCGGGACGGTGATGGCCATCCCGATGAAGCGCAACATGATCAACCGCGAGAAGCTGAAGTTCCCCTCGGGGACCGCCGCCGCGGTGACCCTGCAGTCGCTCTTCTCCCGGGGCTCGGAGGCGCTCAAGAAGGCCCGGGCCCTGATGTGGTCGGCCATCTTCGGCGGCGCCTTCCCCCTCCTCATCGAGCTGCAGGTCATCAAGGAGAAGGCCGCCGGCGCCGTCGAGGCCACCCGCCGGGCGCTGCTCCCCGCCGAGTCCCACCTCTTCGATCTGCTCCACCTCCCGGTACCGGGCACCCACCTCGCCGACGGCGCCGCGGTGGCCAACAAGCCCTCGGACTGGACGATGGTCTTCGACCACAACCCGGTGATGATCGCCGCCGGCGCCCTGGTCGGGCTGCGGGTCGCCATCTACATGACGATCGGCGCGCTCCTGCTGGTCTACGTCGTCGGGCCCCTGGGCTACGAGTCCGAGTGGCTCTCTCCCGCCGCGGGCGAGATGGTGCGGGCGACGACCCAGCCCTGGCGCGCCTGGAAGGAGATCGGCATCTGGCTGGGGGTGCCGATCATGGTCTCGTCGGGCCTCCTCTCCTTCGCCCTGCAGTGGCGGACCATCGCCCGGGCCTTCACGGGCCTGCTGGGTGGCGGCAAGGAGTCGGACCTGGTGGCGAGGACCGAGGTCCCCTTCTCCTGGTTCGGCTGGGGGACCGCCCTCTCCGGCGCCGCGGTGGTCACGGTCTCGGCCGCCTTCTTCAACATCCCCTGGTACTACGGCGTGCTCGCCGTGGCGCTCACCTTCGTCCTCTCCCTGGTCGCCTGCCGGGCCACCGGCGAGTCGGACATCACCCCGGTGGGGCCGATGGGCAAGATCATGCAGCTGACCTACGGCGTCCTGATCCCCCAGTCGACCACCGCCAACCTGATGACCGCGAGCATCACCGCCTCGGCCGCCGGCTCCTCGGCGGATCTGCTCAACGACCTGAAGAGCGGCTACCTCCTGGGCGCCAACCCCCGCCGGCAGTTCCTGGCGCAGTTCATGGGCATCTTCGCCGGCACCATCGCCACCGTGGCGGGCTGGTACCTGCTGGTGCCCGACGCCACGGTGCTCACCGGCGTCGATGGCGCCGCGCCGAAGTTCCCGGCCCCGGCCGCCCAGGCCTGGAAGGCCGTGGCCGAGGTCTTCCGCATGGGCCTGGAGAACATGCACCCCATGCACCAGCAGGCGATCATCTGGGGCCTCGTCCTCGGCGCCGCCATGGTCGCCCTCGAGCAGCTCCTGCCGAAGTACCGGGACTGGCTGCCCTCGGCCACCGGCATCGGCCTCGGGCTGATCCTGCCCTTCCAGTACCCGCTCTCGATGCTGATCGGCGCCGTGGGCGCCGCGATCTGGACGAAGCGCGACGCCGAGGGCGCCGAGAACTACCTCGTGCCCGTGGCGGCCGGCGTGATCGCCGGCGTCTCGATCATCGGCGTGCTGGTCGCCGCCCTGAACAACCTGGTCCTGGTCGGCTAG
- a CDS encoding patatin-like phospholipase family protein has protein sequence MKRARLPLLLALLLVTPASSPAQTPEPAAIGGEPERPAEPGPLPEAAAEAEAEAEAEAGLVPGPEPALRFALAISGGASKGAYEAGLTWGLLELLARTSGEAGVDGGRLRTFRPASFSGASAGAINTLLAGLSWCSLPEEEGGLPDRLTDNVFRDAWIPPDLNRMLPSRADSDLYAADDALFARHDLLVGARALKRAWRQPRFRPGCEISLGVTLTRVEPEVVSLGNVEVENQKFFVPFVMRVGEDRRVRFVFEPDAFPGLADPDMLLLPRHEHARPFLLDDERVLDAIFTSSAFPVAFGRRRLLHCRPGAVLGDAQRRRLPPEADQLVCPAGYVLAEADFADGGLFDNLPIGLARRLAESGRGDAEEALPATYLYVDPHRVRSTPEPKRVQPQCERMPHLPVCREREFSVGTESSMLLGAVGTARTIQLYQELAGESWRNQLPGLARETADALEREMRLSRCDALAAFFEEVPDCPAALRRGAALLGLLQEHQRVPVDGTLAREALEAEGILSDCLPEEGRESRVECRGHPTLFRERLAWGIAEGLQALGDKAGDLARRLSLGRASVHADRHILVTSRGAPITGALLGDFAALLEREFREYDYQVGVYDAVVLTASYLCERRWEANPHPTGGPSRGCLSRTAERLHDALGLDRSPRGRYLFALLARREFGPSGQLAFAYAKMPVPDRTFQTIYEGLEKARSAPPPEAPVRTFRIEYEFFQHLKAEGFEPTPLDDGGQPLLAQIMADPGRWAHEITRRMTTRLVLLEKRAQKLYRKREPDRRLRQRASPGGVGAAAHALQSATYIYPRFSFAPSTAPEQWYWRYVIPYEVALDLHEGDILLSWQPTWSASARTKVGLRASFGIAGGLFPPAYAEGLENYFVLGLDLTGLFDLGPISSLGATPMYHRTIFRPDNGLRDGAGIGVHTCWLGNRLRVGVGFRNVKAVTDTWFILVGVTDIPGFVYWLSR, from the coding sequence GTGAAGCGCGCCCGCCTCCCGCTGCTCCTCGCTCTCCTCCTCGTCACGCCGGCCTCCTCGCCGGCCCAGACCCCGGAGCCCGCCGCGATCGGCGGGGAGCCGGAGCGCCCGGCGGAGCCCGGGCCGCTGCCCGAGGCGGCGGCGGAAGCTGAGGCGGAGGCGGAGGCGGAGGCTGGGTTGGTGCCGGGACCTGAACCCGCGCTGCGCTTCGCCCTCGCGATCAGCGGGGGCGCGAGCAAGGGGGCCTACGAGGCCGGGCTGACCTGGGGGTTGCTCGAGCTCCTGGCACGGACCTCGGGGGAGGCCGGCGTGGACGGCGGCCGCCTGCGCACCTTCCGGCCCGCGAGCTTCTCGGGGGCCTCGGCGGGGGCGATCAACACCCTGCTCGCCGGGCTCTCCTGGTGCTCCCTCCCGGAGGAGGAGGGCGGCCTGCCCGATCGGCTCACCGACAACGTCTTCCGCGACGCCTGGATCCCGCCGGACCTCAACCGGATGCTGCCCTCGCGGGCCGACTCCGACCTCTACGCCGCCGACGACGCGCTCTTCGCCCGCCACGATCTGCTGGTCGGGGCCCGGGCCCTCAAGCGGGCCTGGCGGCAGCCGCGCTTCCGGCCGGGCTGCGAGATCTCCCTCGGCGTCACCCTCACCCGGGTCGAGCCCGAGGTCGTCAGCCTCGGCAACGTCGAGGTCGAGAACCAGAAGTTCTTCGTGCCCTTCGTGATGCGGGTGGGGGAGGACCGCCGGGTGCGCTTCGTCTTCGAGCCGGACGCCTTCCCGGGCCTCGCCGACCCCGACATGCTCCTCCTGCCGCGCCACGAGCACGCGCGCCCCTTCCTCCTGGACGACGAGCGGGTGCTGGACGCGATCTTCACCAGCAGCGCCTTCCCCGTGGCCTTCGGTCGCCGCCGCCTCCTCCACTGCCGCCCCGGGGCGGTGCTCGGCGACGCCCAGCGCCGGCGGCTGCCGCCCGAGGCCGATCAGCTGGTCTGCCCGGCGGGCTACGTGCTGGCGGAGGCCGACTTCGCCGACGGCGGCCTCTTCGACAACCTGCCCATCGGGCTGGCCCGCCGCCTCGCCGAGTCCGGGCGGGGGGACGCCGAGGAGGCGCTGCCCGCGACCTACCTCTACGTGGATCCCCACCGGGTGCGCTCGACGCCCGAGCCGAAGCGGGTGCAGCCGCAGTGCGAGCGGATGCCCCACCTGCCGGTCTGCCGCGAGCGGGAGTTCAGCGTCGGCACCGAGAGCTCCATGCTCCTGGGCGCGGTGGGGACGGCCCGGACGATCCAGCTCTACCAGGAGCTCGCCGGGGAGAGCTGGCGCAACCAGCTGCCCGGCCTGGCCCGGGAGACCGCCGACGCCCTGGAGCGGGAGATGCGCCTCTCCCGCTGCGACGCCCTCGCGGCCTTCTTCGAGGAGGTGCCGGACTGCCCGGCGGCGCTGCGCCGGGGCGCGGCCCTCCTCGGCCTGCTCCAGGAGCACCAGCGGGTGCCGGTCGACGGCACCCTCGCGCGCGAGGCCCTGGAGGCCGAGGGCATCCTGAGCGACTGCCTCCCCGAGGAGGGGAGGGAGAGCCGGGTGGAGTGCCGCGGGCATCCCACGCTCTTCCGGGAGCGCCTGGCCTGGGGCATCGCCGAGGGGCTGCAGGCCCTCGGGGACAAGGCCGGCGATCTGGCCCGGCGCCTCTCCCTGGGTCGGGCCTCGGTCCACGCCGACCGCCACATCCTGGTCACGAGCCGCGGGGCGCCCATCACCGGCGCGCTCCTGGGTGACTTCGCCGCCCTCCTGGAGCGGGAGTTCCGGGAGTACGACTACCAGGTCGGCGTCTACGACGCGGTGGTGCTCACCGCCTCCTACCTCTGCGAGCGTCGGTGGGAGGCCAACCCGCACCCCACCGGCGGCCCCTCCCGGGGCTGCCTCTCCCGCACCGCCGAGCGCCTGCACGACGCCCTCGGCCTCGACCGGAGCCCGCGCGGCCGCTACCTCTTCGCCCTCCTGGCCCGCCGGGAGTTCGGCCCCTCGGGTCAGCTGGCCTTCGCCTACGCGAAGATGCCCGTGCCCGACCGGACCTTCCAGACGATCTACGAGGGGCTCGAGAAGGCCCGCTCCGCGCCGCCCCCCGAGGCGCCCGTGCGCACCTTCCGGATCGAGTACGAGTTCTTCCAGCACCTGAAGGCGGAGGGCTTCGAGCCGACGCCCCTCGACGATGGAGGCCAACCCCTGCTGGCCCAGATCATGGCCGACCCCGGCCGCTGGGCGCACGAGATCACCCGGCGGATGACGACCCGCCTGGTGCTCCTGGAGAAGCGGGCGCAGAAGCTCTACCGGAAGCGGGAGCCCGATCGGCGACTGCGCCAGCGCGCCTCCCCCGGCGGGGTCGGGGCCGCCGCCCACGCCCTGCAGTCGGCCACCTACATCTACCCGCGCTTCAGCTTCGCTCCCTCCACCGCGCCCGAGCAGTGGTACTGGCGCTACGTGATCCCCTACGAGGTCGCCCTCGACCTGCACGAGGGAGACATCCTGCTCTCCTGGCAGCCGACCTGGTCGGCCTCGGCCCGCACCAAGGTCGGCCTGCGCGCCAGCTTCGGCATCGCCGGCGGCCTCTTCCCGCCCGCCTACGCCGAGGGCCTCGAGAACTACTTCGTCCTGGGCCTCGACCTCACGGGGCTCTTCGACCTGGGGCCGATCTCCAGCCTGGGGGCCACCCCCATGTACCACCGCACCATCTTCCGGCCCGACAACGGCCTGCGCGACGGCGCCGGCATCGGGGTCCACACCTGCTGGCTGGGCAACCGCCTCCGGGTCGGCGTCGGCTTCCGCAACGTGAAGGCCGTCACCGACACCTGGTTCATCCTCGTCGGGGTCACCGACATCCCCGGCTTCGTCTACTGGCTCTCCCGCTGA
- a CDS encoding CARDB domain-containing protein, whose protein sequence is MSWKRIVVCLAALGVGAPALAQDLIVTELAAPPSAPAGTPFEVTVTVENQGTVDAGAFAIRIWSDDHPVVTTSCDYLGRTVVASLPAGASLPVTFEIQSPGDYRDDVYYLAAKVDAEGDVDETDEDNNWLEQDTMTFEVSADITIRSASIPSSAAAGALVKLQVTLANEGTGTVCCFDLGVFLSDNEQVTNNDTRIHTRWIGNLLPGEGDQITVAFSLPEELPLGTYQLGLLADLDDRIPELDETNNAFTAPFQVRNPSGRLVFVTPPRVLGPSECSPPIRVQAQDLEGNPRPPPEDTKITLIRSSLYTRPDPLCARDTDFAVLEASSNLATFYVDYPHPGRRTVEVTAPELISARQTQLIVEAPEEGGTYVTLDYVQLSRKAVAGQAVRLQLSVTVPSELPLEEVVIQPAHVGLQTLAIDGVPVSGLDGSVVVGAMQAGDQRTFEIEAMPELGRLSASSLVVVGFGLEGSSEAYEVVSPQVDLVITGRGGGAECGTPGGEAPAALLAALLGGLLLRRRRR, encoded by the coding sequence ATGAGCTGGAAGCGGATCGTTGTCTGTCTGGCCGCACTCGGGGTGGGGGCTCCCGCCCTGGCCCAGGATCTGATCGTCACCGAGCTCGCCGCGCCGCCCTCGGCCCCCGCCGGCACCCCCTTCGAGGTCACGGTCACGGTCGAGAACCAGGGCACGGTGGACGCCGGCGCCTTCGCCATCCGGATCTGGAGCGACGACCACCCGGTGGTGACCACCTCCTGCGACTACCTCGGCCGCACGGTGGTCGCGAGCCTGCCCGCCGGGGCCTCCCTCCCGGTGACCTTCGAGATCCAGAGCCCGGGCGACTACCGCGACGACGTCTACTACCTGGCCGCGAAGGTCGACGCCGAGGGCGACGTCGACGAGACCGACGAGGACAACAACTGGCTGGAGCAGGACACGATGACCTTCGAGGTGTCCGCCGACATCACGATCCGCTCGGCCAGCATCCCCTCGAGCGCCGCGGCGGGGGCGCTCGTCAAGCTACAGGTGACCCTGGCCAACGAGGGGACGGGCACCGTCTGCTGCTTCGACCTCGGCGTCTTCCTCTCCGACAACGAGCAGGTCACCAACAACGACACCCGGATCCACACCCGCTGGATCGGCAACCTCCTCCCGGGCGAGGGAGACCAGATCACCGTCGCCTTCAGCCTGCCCGAGGAGCTGCCCCTGGGCACCTACCAGCTCGGCCTCCTGGCCGACCTCGACGACCGCATCCCCGAGCTGGACGAGACGAACAACGCCTTCACCGCCCCCTTCCAGGTGCGTAACCCCAGCGGCCGCCTGGTCTTCGTGACCCCGCCCCGGGTGCTCGGCCCCTCCGAGTGCTCGCCGCCGATCCGGGTGCAGGCCCAGGACCTGGAGGGCAACCCGCGCCCCCCGCCGGAGGACACCAAGATCACCCTGATCCGCTCGAGCCTCTACACGCGCCCCGACCCCCTCTGCGCCCGGGACACCGACTTCGCCGTGCTCGAGGCGAGCTCCAACCTGGCCACCTTCTACGTGGACTACCCGCACCCGGGGCGGAGGACCGTGGAGGTCACGGCGCCCGAGCTGATCAGCGCCCGCCAGACCCAGCTCATCGTCGAGGCCCCGGAGGAGGGCGGCACCTACGTCACGCTGGACTACGTGCAGCTCTCCCGGAAGGCCGTCGCCGGCCAGGCCGTGCGGCTGCAGCTCTCGGTCACGGTCCCCTCGGAGCTGCCCCTCGAGGAGGTCGTGATCCAGCCGGCTCACGTGGGCTTGCAGACCCTCGCCATCGACGGCGTGCCGGTGAGCGGGCTCGACGGAAGCGTGGTGGTCGGAGCCATGCAGGCCGGCGACCAGCGGACCTTCGAGATCGAGGCCATGCCCGAGCTCGGCCGCCTCTCCGCCTCCAGCCTCGTGGTGGTGGGCTTCGGCCTGGAGGGCAGCAGCGAGGCCTACGAGGTCGTCTCGCCCCAGGTCGACCTCGTGATCACCGGCCGTGGCGGCGGCGCCGAGTGCGGCACGCCCGGCGGCGAGGCCCCCGCAGCCTTGCTCGCCGCCCTGCTCGGCGGGCTCCTCCTCCGGCGGCGCCGGCGCTGA
- a CDS encoding radical SAM protein, with product METALHQRIDDFVASTREVLFVREADGVLMIRPDKTLGLNESAATILRALYRPGSEGAARELPRLAKSFRIPVERLESDASDLMGAVRALLNEDYSPRPGLRFDVFDPGTVRYPTLAEIALTYGCQNRCLFCYASSPHREKSQRTMSTEEVKRVMEIIYRETHVPSLSFTGGEATLRKDLPELIAHGKALGLRINLISNGVRLGDEAYAASLAQAGLDSAQLSLEAAEAGLHDRIVGKPGAFAKTAAAVGHLQRHGVHVHTNTTLNRLNLEHAEALVRFAARELKTSVFSMNLVIPTGEALRDEEEIGVRYDAVAGRLPAILATSKEEGIRFVWYSPIPYCLFNPVLHELGAKSCACVSGILSVDPAGRVLPCSSFEASEGMGSLLEEGYEAIREKEAARYWSERRYVPEACKACPDLDVCAGACPLYWDAAGSFEQIPGAAGRGDREGYARWKAGREASATFGVRPVEEDERRVS from the coding sequence ATGGAAACGGCACTCCACCAGCGCATCGACGACTTCGTGGCCTCCACCCGGGAGGTGCTCTTCGTCCGGGAGGCCGACGGGGTCCTGATGATCCGGCCGGACAAGACCCTGGGGCTCAACGAGAGCGCCGCCACGATCCTGCGGGCGCTCTACCGGCCGGGGAGCGAGGGCGCCGCCCGCGAGCTGCCGCGCCTGGCGAAGAGCTTCCGGATCCCCGTCGAGCGCCTGGAGTCCGACGCCTCCGATCTCATGGGCGCCGTGCGGGCGCTGCTGAACGAGGACTACAGCCCCCGCCCGGGGCTGCGCTTCGACGTCTTCGATCCCGGCACGGTCCGCTATCCGACCCTGGCCGAGATCGCCCTGACCTATGGCTGCCAGAACCGCTGCCTCTTCTGCTACGCCTCCAGCCCGCACCGGGAGAAGTCCCAGCGGACGATGAGCACCGAGGAGGTGAAGCGGGTGATGGAGATCATCTACCGCGAAACCCACGTCCCCTCGCTCTCGTTCACCGGGGGCGAGGCGACCCTGCGCAAGGACCTGCCGGAGCTGATCGCCCACGGCAAGGCGCTGGGGCTGCGGATCAACCTCATCTCCAACGGCGTGCGGCTGGGCGACGAGGCCTACGCCGCCTCGCTGGCCCAGGCCGGCCTGGACTCGGCGCAGCTCTCCCTCGAGGCCGCCGAGGCCGGGCTCCACGATCGGATCGTCGGCAAGCCCGGGGCCTTCGCGAAGACGGCGGCGGCGGTCGGGCACCTGCAGCGGCACGGCGTGCACGTCCACACCAACACCACCCTCAACCGGCTCAACCTGGAGCACGCCGAGGCCCTGGTGCGCTTCGCCGCCCGCGAGCTGAAGACCTCGGTCTTCTCCATGAACCTGGTCATCCCCACCGGCGAAGCCCTGCGCGACGAGGAGGAGATCGGCGTGCGCTACGACGCGGTCGCCGGGCGCCTGCCGGCGATCCTCGCCACCTCGAAGGAGGAGGGGATCCGCTTCGTCTGGTACTCGCCCATCCCCTACTGCCTCTTCAACCCGGTCCTCCACGAGCTGGGCGCCAAGTCCTGCGCCTGCGTCTCGGGGATCCTCTCGGTCGATCCGGCCGGGCGGGTGCTGCCCTGCTCGAGCTTCGAGGCGAGCGAGGGGATGGGCTCGCTCCTGGAGGAGGGCTACGAGGCGATCCGGGAGAAGGAGGCGGCGCGCTACTGGAGCGAGCGGCGCTACGTGCCCGAGGCCTGCAAGGCCTGCCCGGACCTGGACGTCTGCGCCGGCGCCTGTCCGCTCTACTGGGACGCCGCCGGCAGCTTCGAGCAGATCCCCGGCGCCGCCGGGCGGGGCGACCGTGAGGGCTACGCTCGCTGGAAGGCCGGCCGTGAGGCGAGCGCCACCTTCGGGGTCCGCCCGGTCGAAGAGGACGAGAGGAGGGTTTCCTGA
- a CDS encoding ATP-binding protein: MAADKGPFQPPVVLALAWTLILGISLGTQITQEQKNAREHSIEEAEGELRGFARVLRRIMQPPGIFTPPTEDTPIPEGWERVTATTLLQQLHPHPSGAAPPGDHADASLELHRIDGLALTGHTDLAGTLAPILAGANTSSAVFDHEGKPMVHSLAALRAGPGCIRCHSDKREGELLGVILTELPMVRHQAIADTHTRLMLGWHGAVWGIGLLGLALWGRRRWRAMRQHDADQEALLASAQRYQLLVESTQVITWELDLESRRFTYVGPQAGAISGYPAAAWTDLDAWAGMIHPEDRQEAIDTCLGATRRLEDHALEYRMVKPDGTILFVRDIVSVLARESEPVELRGIIIDLTAERRIAEERESLEAHRRRTQRIESLGVLAGGIAHDFNNLLTPILGLSEMTMHELPENSPMRDKLRQVVVAAEQAGDLVRQMLTFSRGEQKCRSPLTLAPLVGESLSFLRASLPANIELERHFPQEPLVVAAEPTEVHQIILNLCTNAAHAIGADQGTIEVWLDRIEDPLEQGGAEPAPIRHSVRLQVRDDGCGMDPSVLDRIFDPFFTTKEGSQGTGLGLSVVHGIVQGLGGRILVDSRPEVGTTFSVMLPLVEGGEQVTASARAAALLPTGQETLLLVDDEPVILAMSRQYLEGLGYKVLSATNGAAALELFDASPEAIDLIVTDQGMPGMTGLELCHELHTRRPELPCILATGYGAGLESHQRERGALAALLEKPFSVLTLARLVREILDGESGGERYSSIE, encoded by the coding sequence ATGGCCGCTGACAAGGGACCCTTCCAGCCCCCCGTGGTGCTGGCCCTCGCCTGGACCCTGATCCTCGGGATCTCGCTCGGGACGCAGATCACGCAGGAGCAGAAGAACGCGCGGGAGCACTCCATCGAGGAGGCCGAGGGTGAGCTGCGCGGCTTCGCGCGGGTGCTGCGGCGGATCATGCAGCCTCCGGGGATCTTCACGCCGCCCACCGAGGACACCCCCATCCCCGAAGGCTGGGAGCGGGTCACGGCCACCACCCTGCTGCAGCAGCTCCACCCCCACCCCTCCGGCGCGGCGCCCCCGGGAGATCACGCGGATGCCTCCCTGGAGTTACACCGGATCGACGGTCTGGCCCTCACCGGCCACACCGATCTGGCGGGGACCCTCGCCCCGATCCTGGCGGGCGCGAACACCTCCTCGGCCGTGTTCGACCACGAGGGGAAGCCGATGGTCCACAGCCTGGCCGCCCTGCGGGCCGGGCCCGGCTGCATCCGCTGTCACTCCGACAAGCGCGAGGGCGAGCTCCTCGGCGTGATCCTCACGGAGCTGCCGATGGTCCGGCACCAGGCGATCGCCGACACCCACACCCGGCTGATGCTGGGCTGGCACGGCGCCGTCTGGGGGATCGGCCTGCTGGGGCTGGCCCTCTGGGGCCGGAGGCGGTGGCGGGCGATGCGCCAGCACGACGCCGACCAGGAGGCGCTCCTGGCGTCCGCCCAGCGCTACCAGCTCCTGGTCGAGTCGACCCAGGTGATCACCTGGGAGCTGGACCTCGAGAGCCGCCGCTTCACCTACGTGGGACCCCAGGCCGGGGCGATCTCCGGGTACCCGGCCGCCGCCTGGACCGACCTCGACGCCTGGGCCGGGATGATCCACCCGGAGGACCGGCAGGAGGCGATCGACACCTGCCTGGGCGCCACCCGCCGCCTCGAGGATCACGCGCTCGAGTACCGGATGGTCAAGCCCGACGGCACCATCCTCTTCGTCCGGGACATCGTCTCGGTGTTGGCGAGAGAGAGCGAGCCGGTGGAGCTGCGGGGCATCATCATCGACCTCACCGCCGAGCGCCGGATCGCCGAGGAGCGCGAGAGCCTCGAGGCTCACCGCCGCCGCACTCAACGCATCGAGAGCCTGGGCGTCCTCGCCGGGGGGATCGCCCACGACTTCAACAACCTGCTCACGCCCATCCTGGGGCTCTCCGAGATGACGATGCACGAGCTGCCCGAGAACAGCCCGATGCGCGACAAGCTCCGGCAGGTGGTGGTGGCGGCGGAGCAGGCCGGGGATCTGGTGCGCCAGATGCTCACCTTCAGCCGCGGCGAGCAGAAGTGCCGCTCCCCCCTGACCCTGGCGCCCCTCGTCGGCGAGAGCCTGAGCTTCCTGCGCGCCTCCCTCCCGGCGAACATCGAGCTCGAGCGGCACTTCCCCCAGGAGCCCCTGGTGGTGGCGGCCGAGCCGACCGAGGTGCACCAGATCATCCTGAACCTCTGCACCAACGCGGCCCACGCCATCGGCGCCGATCAGGGCACCATCGAGGTGTGGCTGGACCGGATCGAGGATCCCCTCGAGCAAGGTGGCGCGGAGCCCGCGCCGATCCGCCACAGCGTCCGGCTCCAGGTCCGCGACGACGGCTGCGGGATGGACCCCTCGGTCCTGGACCGCATCTTCGACCCCTTCTTCACCACCAAGGAGGGGAGCCAGGGGACGGGGCTCGGGCTCTCGGTGGTGCACGGGATCGTCCAGGGGCTCGGCGGACGGATCCTGGTCGACAGCCGGCCCGAGGTGGGGACCACCTTCTCGGTGATGCTGCCGCTCGTGGAGGGGGGCGAGCAGGTGACCGCGAGCGCCCGGGCGGCCGCGCTGCTGCCCACGGGCCAGGAGACCCTCCTGCTGGTGGACGACGAGCCGGTGATCCTCGCCATGAGCCGGCAGTACCTCGAGGGCCTGGGCTACAAGGTGCTCAGCGCCACGAACGGCGCCGCGGCGCTGGAGCTCTTCGACGCCTCGCCCGAGGCCATCGACCTGATCGTCACCGATCAGGGGATGCCCGGGATGACCGGCCTGGAGCTCTGCCACGAGCTCCACACCCGCCGGCCCGAGCTCCCCTGCATCCTCGCCACCGGCTACGGCGCCGGCCTCGAGTCCCACCAGCGTGAGCGGGGAGCCCTGGCGGCCCTGCTGGAGAAGCCCTTCTCGGTCCTCACCCTGGCGCGGCTCGTCCGGGAGATCCTCGACGGCGAGTCGGGCGGAGAGCGCTACTCGTCCATCGAGTAG